The Halichoerus grypus chromosome 3, mHalGry1.hap1.1, whole genome shotgun sequence genome segment gctgTGCTAAGACACAGTGGGaaagtggccatctgcaagcaaagaagagagtcctcaccagacaatgaatctgccagcaccttgatcttggacttcccagcctccacactcagtctatggtattttgttatggcagtctgaGCTGACTAATATGGATATGGTCCCTCAAAACCCACTCACATAATGGCATGGTAGCAAGGCACTGGATTCTGAGTCCAGAGATGCCATGAGTGTGGGCATGGAGGCTGGACATAAGGGACCCAGGGACACTCCCCATTCATATGCCCTCAGGGACATCTAATTTGCCCCtaaaaaataccagaaataaaagtgcTCCAGCCTCTCAAGGGAAGAGTGTCCAGGGTGATTCCCTGCCCTAGCTGCCCTCTGAGAGGTGTGCTCTCTTAGGGCCTCAGATCACACCTGCCAGGGCACCCATGTGATGGGGGCTAAATTTAGTGCTGGCGGACAGTTGGGTTGAGGGCCAAGAGGACCACGGGAGCACATCCTGCCTAtgctggaggaagagggaggagttACATAGTCAGGCCAGGAGTGGGCTAGATGGAGAACCAGCTCTGCTTGATTCACAGGACCCATGAGACCAGGGCTTGGTTTACCTTGGGTGGGGGTTCCTGGTAGGCTATGGGCTCCAAGATTTTGGGAGGTCGGTAGCGAGCATTCCTCTCCTGCTCTATAGCgatgtctttctccatctgataAATGTCACTGCCAAGGAGTCAGGTCAGataaagaaagaggaacaaagttaAAGATGCTCCTGGGGCCCCTCTTCTGCAGTCCTTCCTCTGACGCCTGGAGAAGCCCAAAGAAGGACCTCTGGGTCCCATTTCTGTCTCCTCAGGAGAGTGGCTGGGGAGACCCCTCTGAGAAGGCTGGAAGATGGACCCTGAGGCTGCTTCCCCAACAGTGAAGTTGGGAGAATCACAGGAATGGATCCATGGTGGGAAAAGCCCTTGGAGAACCAGTCCCACAGGGCAGTGTAAGTGTGTCTCCCACCCACCTTGCCATGCATCTTGCCTTCCTGGGCCTGCTACTGGCACCAACCCCCTATGTAGATTTCTAATATCCCAGCCAACTTCATGACCAAGGCCTGTGTTCTGCATCTCCTATTTTTCATTAAACCACCCACCAACACATTCCTGGCGTATACTAATGAGAAATGGCTGTGGATTCAACTCCCGGGTTAGCTATGTGCATGCTTCTTGCCCTTCTTACTCAATCCACTGTTTCCCAACTTGGGAATCACAGACCCTAGAGGACTCTGGAATGGTCACAGGGGGTCCCTGAATTCACATGTTCATTGTCTGTATTCATTGTATTCACATGTATTCACTGTCTGTAGACCAAGTATTATGTGCTACCAGACATATAATATTTGTATtgtattttcaagtgtacatgaatTGTACTGTacattatataaaaaattcattagATAGCATAGTACATTTTGCCAATCAATAAATTCTGAAAATGTAACTATTGTTACAGGGAGGAATTTTCAGAATTTGACATTAAAAGGGACCTTCTTATGCCCACAAGATCAGGAAATTCTCATCTAATCCTTTCTTAACTCTAATGGAGGACTGCCAGGCTGTAGCTTGAGGGGGGTATCCTGGGCTCCTTGGGGTCTTTGGATATCCTTCCAGTTCCACAGAAAGCCTGCTCCTAACTCCATCCATGGTGGAGGTTGGCCTGGGTCCTCTAATGGGGCATCCTTCTCAGCCCACAGAGAAGCACCTGTCACAACTCCCCAGGGTTCTTAAGCCCCCAGAATGAATTAAGATCTCCCTCTTACCCTCATCACCTCAGAGCTTTGGTCCtttcaaattacatttttcaaatacttttcctgGAACCTTTTGGCTTCTCAAATTTCCCATATGAAGGACCAAAAGATGAGACTAGAATTAATCAGGGGTGTCAACAAAGGGATAGACAGGAACAGAGAGGCCTTGCAGACCGTGTTGGAACCCCTGGCCCCACAAGCAAATTCAGTGTCATTCCCACTGCCCCAGTGTGGACAGTCCCAGCTTGTCTGTTGGGGTACCTCCCTGCAAAGCAGTTTCCAGgggctcttttctttctctaaaaagtgCCAACACATTGACTGCAGTGTTTACAGTCAGTTGTTTTTAACATTAATTAAGCACTAGATTCCCTAATGCAGGGGTCAGCACACTGttgcccacaggccaaatccagccctctgcctattttttatgGCTCCAAACTaagtatattttttacatttttaatgactgaagaaaataaaaagaagcaactTCATGACATGtgaacattatataaaattcaaatttctgttCCCCCAAATAGTCTTCCTGAAACCCAGCTACCCACAttgattttttatgtattttctatggctgcttttgagcTATTACGGCAGAGTTGAGTCGTTTTAACAGAGACCATATATGGCTTGCAAAGCCCAAAACATTTACTGTCCGGCCCGttacagaaagtttgctgatccctgcccTAAAGGAGGCCAAAAAAAAGTCAGACCACCCAAGGAGGAGCTGTTGGCACACAAGCCACCAAGGAAACAAGGGGACCATCTAAAATATGATCTGACAGCACCCTTCCCCAGGAGAGAATAATGGCTCTTGGATGAAACATCAGACCTTCAGGCTGCCAATGCTCTAATCAGAAAGGAGAGGCCATCCCCGGGTTGCTGTCTTAATGGTCAAAAATCAATCACTCCCTTCCCCACTATCTGGGAGGAACAATCAAAGGCACAGAGGCTCAAGGGTGTTGCTGGGAATGCAGGTCCCATGCCTGAGCTGGGCCTCCTGTAAAGAGCAATCTCTGCAAAGAGCCTAGGCACATCAGTGAAAGTCTGGTTTAGACTTTGTGCTCAAACctgcaaaatatttttggaatgcaTACTAGGAGCCACATCTTGTGCTTGGGGTTGACAGATACCAAGATGGTGAGGCTTACGCAGGCTCACTGTCTGTGAGTTCCTATCTGACAGTGAACTCGGTTTCAATCCCCTGTCCTCTGACCGAGCTGCTGAGCCTCTGTGAAATGTAGGGCACTGTGCTTCTGCTGGGAGGACCAGCCATCTCCGCTTGGACACATGGCTCCGTGTTGGTCAGAGGGGAGGTCCTGGTGCAAGTCCCAACCCCACCCGTCATGGCCACAGCTCTGAGCCTGAATTCTCTCATCCTTAAGGTGGTCATGCCAACTGCATCTTGTTTAGGGAAGTACGTTCGTTTTAAGCCCCTAAGAGCAGTTGAAGAGGAGACTTGCTATCTGGGGTCCCTGCACCTgtagccccccacccctgctccatgGTCACCTGAGGTTGCACACGAGCTCAGTGAAGCGGGGCCGCTCACTGGGGTCGTAGTCCCAGCAGCGAGTCATGAGGGTGTAGAGGACAGGTGGGCAGAGGTCGGGCTTGGGCAGCCGGTCCCCTTTCTCGAGCACCCCGATGACGTCCTTGTTCTCCAGCCAGAAGAAGGGCTGCTTGCCAAAGCTCAGTATCTCCCACATGCAGACAGCtaaaggcaggaagagagggcTCAGGACCTGCACTGTGGAGGACGCATGCCCGGAGAGTCCAGTCCACCTTCCTCAGGAAAAACTGTGGGACCTTCTGAgttccccagcctccccctctAGCATCCCTGGGGGCTTGCCCAGTGTGGTGGGCCACTGAGGGACCAATCACCTGCATCTGCAAGTGAACTAAGGATCCCCTCCCTAGAGCCCTTCCACATGGAGCTATTAGATTTTGTGGGACAAGGAAGAGGGGCCAAAGGGCATATTGTTGGGACCACCAGTGCCTTCCCTTAAGAGGGAGTGAAGACTCTATTGGAAAGCTGCGGTTTGAAGCCTAGCACCAACACTTGCTGCCAACACAAGCCCCTGGCCtgcttgagcctcagtttccttatctggaaaatgggaataataataacgAGCTTTTATTGGGCTGGCTGTGGAGAACTGAGAGGGATAATCTACGTGGCTGTGTGCTCTGTAAGGGGCTGTCCATCTATCACCTGGTCTTGTTCTCACCTCTCCCTATACCTCCTTCTCAGAACAAACTTCAGAGTTTGATCCCCTCTAGGGGATCACGTCAGTCCCTGGGACTGGTTGGTGGAGTGCATGCTCCCCTCAGGAGCCTTTTCCAGGAATATTAACCAATAGTGCCCAGGCAGGCCTTTAGCCCATATCATCCCCAACCCACCACGGGCCCCCCACTTCTGGGATTTCTCAGTGGCCACAGCAAAACAgaacccttgcaacccagggatggGGGGCCAGACCTCTGCGTCCTGTACCCCCTGTTAGCCTGGTCATTGGAGGGGAGAATCAGAACCCTTTCCCATGCTCTTCTGAAACTCCACTCACCAAACATCCAGACGTCACTGGCTGTTGTAAAGCGGCGGAAGTTGATGGACTCAGGGGACATCCACTTGATGGGGAGACGGGTCACAGAGGCTTTGGGTGGGCAAAGAGATTCACAGGGGTTATTTTGTGAAGAAAGATCCAGAATTATCCAGAATTACAGCCTATTCTCCAGAAACCCTTGGCCTGGGCTTGACCAACGgtagcctttttttctttctttctttttttggggtggggtggggctgcagCGACCCCTCCAGGGACAAGTCCGGGGCCGAACATCCCTCACCTTTGTAATACTCCTCATCCTCAATGTACCGGGAAAGGCCAAAGTCCCCCAGCTTCACACACTCAGTGGAGGCCACCAGGATGTTTCGGACAGCGATGTCCCTGGGAGAGAGATGTGGAGGTTCAGAATGTTTCGTTctgacagacagatggacagagagGTAAAGGAGAAGAGTGCCGGCTAGGGCCCCAGGAGGCTGGGCTGGCCGTCCAGGTCCCCCCACACATGAGGCCCTCAGCCACCTCCTTCTACCTCCCTGGGGAGCTTTATCTCCCATCACCCCTCCTCACGTGGCTCCAGGGTGAAGCCAACTTCAGGTTCCCAGGACTTGCTCCGCACACGTGCCCTGCAGGCTGTATCCTcccctctgccaggaatgctGTCACCTTGCTGATTCTTCAAGGGAGAGCCCCAGCAACTTTCCTGGTCACTATTCTCCCCTGCTTCTGCAACTCCATTGGACTGTAGGCTTTTGTCGTGGCTAAGAGCAACAGCTCCCAGATACCCTCTAGGGAGCACTAGGATGGTCAGGACCACCCAAATTCTGTACATACCCTGCCTTGTGACAGACAGACCCTCAGACgccccccaccagccctggcacagaggaggagacGGGGCTGGGGGGCACAGAGAGCCGAAGGAGCTTGCCCAGTAGGTTCCCCGGGCGGGGAAAGGGGTCAGCCCAGGCAGCCTAACTCCAGAGCTGAGCTCTCATCCCTCTCTGGGGAGCATCCACTGACTCAGTGTACCTCATATTCCTGGCATCGTTTCTAACCCAGGGTCGTCTGCTCGCTTCTCACAGGCAGGCTCCATTCCCTATCATTTGTCTTTATTACTGAAAAGCTGACTTCAAAGCAGGACAGCTTCACCCAAACAAACAAGGGAAACAGATCTATTATCCCACCACCTTCCCCTCATGACTATTTATTTACATCTCGAATTTCACCCTCATCCTAGAAGGTAAGCTCCACAAGGAAAGGGAGTTTGGGTCTGTTTTGACTACAACTTTATCCCAGAGCCAAGGACAGCACTTGGAGACACAGGGTAGAAGTTCCAGAggtgttgaatgagtgaatggaatgaatgaatgaacgttTATATCCCCACACATTGCTTTGCATAGTACCACCCACAAGACCACATATCCCACGTCCATGGTGTTGGATTGAAGAATTCGTCTGCTCACCCCAATATTCTGGGAGCACCCCCTTTGTCTCCTCCAGGGGATCACATCCCTTGTGGCTGGAACCTCCTTTCAGGGACTGGGAACAAAGCCAGGTGGAGAAGGGGCCCACCCCCCagccagagggaggagaggactTGGCAGCTGGGCTGCTGAggacgggggggtggggggggcagctgcTCAGGCTGGGAAGGGCCCAGACCCCAGGATCTTCCTGGTGCTGCCCCAGTCCCATCCCCCTACCTGGGCCGCATGCCACCAAATGGGTGAGCCAGCTCCGTGCAAGTGGGGGAGCAATTTCCTAGACCCCACCGGGAAACTGGCTAGATGGAGCCGAGCTACAATCAGATGCCCCGCACTTTAGATTTAGTCTTAATAACAATGCCATGAGGCACGTATGGCGATTCCACCTTTCAGATGAGGCAATGGGTTCCTAGCAGGTGCTCGACTTGTCATGTGAGGCAGGACTAATGCTGGGGTCTCAATACTCGTCTGTGTGACTCCAAAGCCCCGCATGACCCCAACCCCTCCACGGTCAGATCGAGGAGCCCAGctttctccccagccccacctaTGGACACAGTTGATGCTCTCCAGGTAAGCCATGGCCTTGCAAATCTGCAGCGAGTATAGGACGAGAGTGAGCACCTTCAAGGAGTTCTTATTTCTCTCCAGGTAGTGGCCCAGCTGTAGGAAGAGGGAAGATGCCATCAGGACCCCGGCACAGACTCCGCGGGCAGCCACCAAGCCCTTCCCCGGCAAACCCAAGTTGGCAAGATGTTCCAGAAATTTCCCTACACACGATCTCTGGGTTGTTTGGGCTGAATACAGAGGGCAGGAAGCTGGGAGTGAAGGGTCCATGCTCTAAATGCATCCCACCCGGAGGCCCGGCTCAACAGGGTTCCACTCCTGCCATCCCCAGCTCACCTCACCGTAGGGATACAATTCCATGATGATCCAGGTGGGCTCCTCTTCAATGATACCGATCAGCTTCACGATATGTGGGTGGTCGAGATTCTTCATGATCACTGAAATTGGGGGCAAGAGGGATGGGCCAGAGTGGCCCTAAGGTCCAATACGGGGAAACAGGCTGGGCTGTCCCAGCTGGGAGAAACGGGGAGGGAAACCCCTCCTCCCGAAGGAGGTCCCTGTGCTGTTCGCACCCTCCCCATCCCCGgttccaggcccctctcccatcTCGGACATCCAGGTCCGTGTCATCCCACGGGGTCTTTTCTCACTCACGGGGGCTGTGTCACTTCCCAGGGGACATGTACCTGCTTCACTCAGGAACTTCTCCTTGTTGTCCAGAGTGCAGTCCTTCTTACAGGTCTTTACAGCGACATTGATTTTCTCCCCTTTCTGCAACGAAAGTCTGTTCAGAGCCCCTTGGGCCAGCCCAGGACTTAAAAGAAAGTGTCCCCTCCCTGGCATTGCCATGGTCATCCCACAGGCTTGGCTGACAGCTGAGGGAAGACAGGCAACATCTGGGCCTCCTGGTCTCTGCCAGGcaccttcctccctttcctccttcttccccccactctctttctccaCTCCTCTCTGACTCCTGacttaactgccttttttttttttaagatttatttatttattttacagagagagagagagagagagagagtacatgagcaggaggggcagagggagagggagagagaatctcaagcagactccatgctgagtgcggagcccgacatggggctcgatcccacgaccttcagatcaggacctgagccgaaaccaagagtcggacacttaaccgactgtgtcacccaggcgccccctgacttcATTGCTTCTTGATTAGGGTATGTCAGGACTAGAAAGGACCTTTGAGACTAAAGCCTCTGGCCGTCCAGatcaggacactgaggctcagggccaGTGCTCTGCCCATTGTTCGTGGGTGTGTGTGGAGTGCATGTGCAAAGCCATCCGACGCAGTGTtccagtctctttctctctttttttttttttttttttaaagattttatttatttatttgagagagagaatgagagagcgagagagagcacatgaaaggggggagggtcagagggagaagcagactccccgctgagcagggagcccgatgcgggactcgatcccgggactccaggatcatgacctgagccgaaggcagtcgcttaaccaactgagccacccaggcgccctctttctctctttttattgttgGCTTTTGCATTTTTGCTGCCTCTTTTCCTTGGCTCTACCCTTTCTGCAGGGTCCCATCCCACTGGGGCCTCAAAACTAGCCCCTGCCTCAGatcctgctcttcctcttcccagAGCTACATTTTCTCACACTTCCCCATGTTCTTGCCCGTCAAGATTCAGCCAACTCTTTCCCAGGTCCTGCCTCCATTTTACTCCCTGGGCTTGCTATCCTTCTAGGAAATGACTCTTGCTTCCATCATTTCCTGGGTATTTCATAAATACTGCAAATGCCAAGTGGATGAAGAGCCACATATCATGGTGGCCGCTCCAACCCCAGAATATATGAACTCCCCTTTCATTCTATGGAAAAGTGGGAGAGGAGTGTCCGCGAAGAGTCTGGAACTCACGTGATTTGTGTAGACACCTTCATAGACCTCCCCAAAAAAGCCTTCACCAAGAATCCGATTCAGGACCACATCTTCCCGTGTGACGCCATACTGCGGACCTGGGCaggtggaaagagcagagagTCTCACTATCCACGGGTGCCCCTGGGAATCTGAGTATTTGTAGGCCCCAATGCCAggctctgctcccctcctgccccgGCATCACCAAACCCCTCAACAACATCTCAGGTAAGATGCAGGAGTTGGCCTGGAAAAGGGGTTCTAGAAGGTTCCATCATCTCAGACTTGGAGAAAAACCACCACCCTGTTCCCTCTGAAGGCCAGGTCTCATATCCACACTCTTAGGATCCCCACACACATCACAGGCACACACAAGGTCAATAGTGTGGGGACAAAAGAATGATCTCAGCTTTCAAATCAAAGGTATTTCACTTCGGTTTGTCCCTGTCTGAGGCACACATGGGAGAggatgaagaaaggaaataaaatccccCTGGGGTGTCACAGGTGTCCCCACAATGTCACTTCATAGGGCCCTGGCTGTGGCCATTGTGGTGGGGCCAGAGATCTACCTCTGGGCCTTCGCAGGGTCTCATCGGGAATCTCAGCATAGATGTCTGATTCTGGAATGACAGAAAGAGAACATCCTATGGGTAAGACGCTCTCAGCGGGCACCACCGGGAACCGGGCATGGGGCTCCCACATGTAGGCCAGCAAAACCAAGGCTGACATCCCAGGGAGGGGAgtggtggagggaaggggagccAGGCAAGAACTGGGGCTCCCATCCCACGTTTTGGCGTGGCCACAGAGCCTAGGGCACCTTGACTTGAATCCCTGCTCACTACTGCCTGGTTGCATCATTTAGGGCAAGTTAGTCTCCCTCaatctcagtttttctttctgtgaaatgAATGTTTCCAGGGAATATCttaaagatcaaataaaataatacctatGATGGATTTAACACTGCTGGGGACTGAATgtctctcccccaaattcatatgttgagatcCCGACCCCCCAGTGTGAAGGTATTTGGAGGCGGGGCCTTTGAGGGGTGGTGATTAGGCTAAGGGGAGGTCAGGAGTATGGCGCCCCCCGGCTGTGGTGTTTGTCATGGCGGCCCGAGCTCAGACAAACATGGCGCCCTGTATTAACTGGTGAATACATGTTAGCTATTAGGATTAATGACGCTTTAAGCTGTCACTGAGAAGTCATAGGGGAAGTGTGCTTTTCTGCAACTTTGAGGGAATCCGTGGCAATGCACAAGAGCAGGCAGAAGAGAGGCTCTGGACACAGGTAGAGGACTGCAGATGGGCAGACTCACCTATGCTGCAGCTGTCTGAGAGGTGGGGCCGCTGTGCCTCCAGGCTGCTgtaggaggagaagaaagggcaGGAGCCCGGTGAACTCAGAGCCCGGCAACACGGCCCCGGGGCAGCCTCGGCCCACCCTCTCCCAGCCGCCCCTCCTGGAGGCCAGCTGCCCCTGTCCCCCTGCCTGCCCGGCGGATGAGTACCCTGTTCTGGTGACACCAGCCTGGGAGCACGGCCCCCGCTGCCAGGGGGCAGGAAAGAGGGCATGCGCCATTCTCCATACGATGAGGCCAGATGGCATTAGGACACAGGGCTACCCTTGCAGGGACTGATGGGGTGAAATTTACTGGTGAGAAATTGCCACTTGTGAAATGCCGGGGTTCCCGTGTTCTCCCCTGGGGCCTGGAAACCAGAGACCCTGGCGGTGGGGGCTCCCTATTTGTTCTGCCTCCTCCCAGGAAGACACAGGCTGAGTGCAGACCTTGTTCCCTGTCTTCCCGTTGTACTCACAGCATGGGGATCTGGGGCAGGCTGTTCCGCTTCTCACCatctggggagagggcagaaaggGGGAGCTGGAGCCAGGGACACAGGGTCCTGGATGGATGGCTgacctcccttctcctatgaacCAACACAAGGGGGACCCCTTCCCACCATTCCAAATCCTCTGAAAGTCGGAGTGGAAGCTGGCCTGAATTAGAGTCCTCTTAGTAGAAGAAATTCTCGAGTTTCTTTCTGCCACCACCCACATGTTCCAACCCGGACCCCTGCTTCCTGATCCCATCCCCAAATAGACATATGTTCACAGGAGGGGCCAGTCATGTTCTAACACTAACTTTGCTCTTCCTGGGGCTACAAACACCTCCGCTCCAGAAGCCAGCCCCCAAACTGCCTTTGGCCAGGGCCTGCAGCTAAGGACCCAGGATGGGTCCACAAGGAGCATCCTTGTGATGGAAGGACTCGGCAAGCACCTCGTCCCACTTCCAGAGCCTCTTCATTCACATTTTGGTCAATGGTTTCGCTTCTCCCGCTCTGCCTCTGGGGGCTTGTGCCACATCTGCTCATTGGGCCAGTTTGCCTTTAAATGGAAACTCACCTTTTTTGGGATGAATGATGAGAGAGCCTTTGTGCTCCCCCTGCAGCCGGCAGTAACCATCCACCAGGTCAGCCATGTTCTCGGCCTCTGCCAGAGAGGAGGTTTTGATGGACAAGGACTGCAGAGAAGAGACCAGCCAAGGATGAGACCCAAAAGCCTTGGCTAGAGTCTGCCCCACAGGACTGGAGAAGAAACTGCATACTCGGAAGGAGCAGACGACACCACCCATCTCCTGCCTGGAATCCATCAGCACCTGTCCCGGGGCTCGGCTTGCATTCCCCACTGCCACAAGGGGGTGCACTCATCATCCCTCCCCACTGGTGACCCTAAACCCTAGGAAGGCCAGTTTCAGCTAGGACTTATTTTGGTCTCTGAGTGCATAGCACAATGCCTTGTATCTAGTAGGTGCTCCACAGGTAAGAGCAGAAACTAGGAGAAGAAGGAGTGGGCAGGCACAGACAGATGAAATGGGAAATAGACAGTTTGCAGTCTGAGTTCTCTCTGATTCTTCCACCCACAAAAAGCCCAGGTCCCCGGAGGTCCTGTTACTGAGTCATCATTCACTTGTTCAAAGTTAGACCTCTCATATGTACCTTGATTTCTGGTCACTTCACCCACTCTAAAAACTCCCCCAACttatttcttgacatttttaaaCAGCTTTGCTTCCTGATACATTTCCCTTATAATTTTATTGTCAACCTGGTACCTTGTCTGAGAAATAGGTGCAGTTTTCTTAGCAAGATTCCAGAAGCCAGGCTGACCTACGCAAGGAATCTTGCCCTGCGGTTGCATGCCCTTGTTTCAGAGCTGCCAGGGGCCCAGAGACGCTCACCTGGGGGGCGCCTTCGATGCCCAACTGCAGTACCGCCTGGCCCTCCTCCAGGGGGAGGCACCTGATGGACTTGATCTGCTTGAATTCGGCCAGGCAGGTGGGCTGTAAGAAAGGAGGGACCCTTCAGACCATCCCACTCCTGGGGTCGGGCCATGAAGATTGGTCAGtccggggggggaggggttgtaAGGAAGCACTGAGAGCCTCCCCGTGGGATGAAGAGAGAATCAAAGACAATGAAGACTGAAAGGATCATCTGGTCTAAGCTCCTCACTTTGCAGAAGAGAAGATGGGTCTAGAGAGCCGGGACTGGCCCAAAGTCATATGCCACATTGGTGATAGAGCCAGGACTgggacccccccctcccccaggtcttTTGACTTCCAGGGGAACGATTGTCCCACGTTGCCATTGCCAGAGCAACTGTTTTATCTAAGCCAGAAGAGCAGTGATGGTGCCCTTCTGTGTTCTCTTCCCCCCaaaccacccctgccccccagcctctgTGTAGGGGATAGCACAGGGAAGTAAAGAGCCATCTGCCCCATGCTCCAAACACTCTCTCTATGGCTATTCATATCAAGGACCTCTCTGATCTCAGCAAGGGGAAGGAACAACTGAAAAGCAGGACAAGGTGGGAGGCAGCAGAGAGGGGAAGACGCTTAGCCTGGGGCTGGGTGCAGcctgcccttctttctctctacctTTGTATCTTGACTTGTCAGCTGGCGGATGCCCTTAGGGCCGATGACTAGGTCCACAGTAATGTTCCATCCTTgctggaataaaagaaaagagaggactGTTGCTTCAGTTCTGTCTCCCTCCTATttcagaaatttgaaaaaaagctCACTAAGTTAGATAGAGGCCACTGTCTCCTGAGCCCTCCAGCTCCTTCAATCTTCAAACCCTGCCAGACAGATTACTCTCCTCCCAACACCCTGCTGCTCTGCCCACGTCCAAGATCTGTAGCCAGGATTTCAGTTCCCTTCCTCAGGCAAGTGGGTTACCATTGGCCGCATTTGACAGTGTGTTGGTGAGGCCCAGCTGCCCAAGGATCTTGGCTTATGTGGGCTGCTACAAGCAAGCACACCCCTTCTTGGCCCCCCATATTGGCCTCATGGGCCTGTTCCCCGAGAGGCCTGGAATTCAGGTCAGGGAGAGAATAAAAAGGACGTGGCATTACAATGAGTTCACAGCGATAGGTCTCCTGGTCGATGTTGGCAAAGCCCGCGAGGGTGTTGAAGAACTTCATGACACACTCCTCCTCCTTGAGTGAGGCGTACTGCTGGAATGTCTGCTGGATCATCTTCCGGAACTgcttgggctggggtgggggggcatggtCAGTGATGAGCGGGCCCTGCTCCTCCAAGCTCTGATTCCCTCCCTGATCTCACCAAAAGCCTTTCTGCTGCTGGAGGATGGTCCCCAGGCCTTTGCCACAAGAGCAACAGCGAGCTGTTACCTAAACCACACACCTACTGTCTCAAGGGAGGCTCACCATAGCCCTGGCAGGGAAGCATGGGAAGTAGCATCCCCAGGCCACGAAGCTAATTGGCCTCTGATGTGGAAATGGAGCCAGGTTTCCTAATTGCCAGCCACAGAAAGGGCTCACTAGATGCTTTTAGTGGTCCTATGCCCACAGATACCCTGGCTTTCCCGTGTACCCCCAGCCCAATGCCATTAGCTCCAGTCCTGGAGGCCAACACAAAGGGGGTCTCTCTGAGCCCCTTGCCCAGTGGTTTCCTCACCTTTAAGTTCTCCTGCATCTGCTTTGGGAAAAACAGGTCCagccccacttccttcctgaaaGAAGACGGGGGGAAGTGACATT includes the following:
- the PTK2B gene encoding protein-tyrosine kinase 2-beta isoform X4, with the translated sequence MFEDVIASILMSGRIGPNIQLAECYGLRLKHMKSDEIHWLHPQMTVGEVQDKYECLHVEAEWRYDLQIRYLPEDFMESLKEDRTTLLYFYQQLRNDYMQRYASKVSEGMALQLGCLELRRFFKDMPHNALDKKSNFELLEKEVGLDLFFPKQMQENLKPKQFRKMIQQTFQQYASLKEEECVMKFFNTLAGFANIDQETYRCELIQGWNITVDLVIGPKGIRQLTSQDTKPTCLAEFKQIKSIRCLPLEEGQAVLQLGIEGAPQSLSIKTSSLAEAENMADLVDGYCRLQGEHKGSLIIHPKKDGEKRNSLPQIPMLSLEAQRPHLSDSCSIESDIYAEIPDETLRRPRGPQYGVTREDVVLNRILGEGFFGEVYEGVYTNHKGEKINVAVKTCKKDCTLDNKEKFLSEAVIMKNLDHPHIVKLIGIIEEEPTWIIMELYPYGELGHYLERNKNSLKVLTLVLYSLQICKAMAYLESINCVHRDIAVRNILVASTECVKLGDFGLSRYIEDEEYYKASVTRLPIKWMSPESINFRRFTTASDVWMFAVCMWEILSFGKQPFFWLENKDVIGVLEKGDRLPKPDLCPPVLYTLMTRCWDYDPSERPRFTELVCNLSDIYQMEKDIAIEQERNARYRPPKILEPIAYQEPPPKPSRPKYRPPPQTNLLAPKLQFQVPEGLCASSPTLTSPMEYPSPVNSLHTPPLHRHNVFKRHSMREEDFIRPSSREEAQQLWEAERLKMRQILDKQQKQMVEDYQWLRQEEKSLDPMVYMNDKSPLTPEKEAGYTEFTGPPQKPPRLGAQSIQPTANLDRTDDLVYLNVMELVRAVLDLKNEICQLPPEGYVVVVKNVGLTLRKLIGSVDDLLPSLPSSSRTEIEGTQKLLNKDLAELINKMRLAQQNAVTSLSEECKRQMLTASHTLAVDAKNLLDAVDQAKVLANLAHPPAE